One part of the Streptomyces lienomycini genome encodes these proteins:
- a CDS encoding multicopper oxidase domain-containing protein — protein MSGRFRASRPRGRRLAAHALVAAWLLLAVVAAAVQHDLPVARWLAVHLLLLGAATTAIVVWSEHFAVALLHARPPGGRGSAVRLAGVNIAAAGILTGVWADRPLLTGAACVLLVTAIGAHLVTLVALGRGALGGRLAPVVGFYRAAAPALTAGAVLGLLLVDGAAGPQWYTGLRLAHVHVTLLGWIALPVLGTLFMLWPTVLGVRMPEHTTRAARRVLALTGSGLLVAVAALVAGLRPAAVAGVAVYGAGVAVAVALFARTVRARPPVSSAAAWMLAAALGWLCAAVAADLVLLAVRPLDEVRDDVAALTPVLLVGFVAQVLIGALTYLLPVVLATGPAERGTLRARLESGRLWRPVLLNSGVAVWALPLPAPLRLAGAIAVAAAGIAFLAVLVPVLVHAGRAEHRARDTEHRERAAARRPVLWGTAAGTALVLLGVLAANSGGGPGPQDTAAGDGPAGTAVTRTVAVTLEDMNVSPARIEVAAGTALRLEVTNTDSRRHDLKVDGGPATPMLGTGQSHTLDVGRISEDRTAYCTLPGHRAAGMTLDIDVGERTGAEHGDETTVEADAHDGHIAGSAGGLDLSAGFSADWRPRTADLAPAPGGTVHRAELRAGRTRVEVAPGVTQEMWTFGGSAPGPTLRGRVGDVFDITLVNDDTMGHGIDFHAGSLAPDRAMRTLEPGERLRYRFRAERAGAWLYHCSTAPMLQHMANGMYGAVVVDPPGLARVDHEYVLVSSELYLGTPGSAAQVAKLRRHEPDAWVFNGIAGQYTERPLRVRAGDRARFWVIAAGPGDTVAFHIVGTVFDTVYKEGVRLLKPGDPGGAQVLDLAPAQGGYVETVFPEAGHYSFLDHDMRHAEAGALGTIEVSE, from the coding sequence ATGTCCGGCAGGTTCCGGGCGTCCCGGCCGCGCGGCCGCCGCCTGGCCGCCCACGCCCTGGTCGCGGCCTGGCTGCTCCTGGCCGTGGTGGCCGCCGCCGTCCAGCACGACCTGCCGGTGGCGCGCTGGCTGGCCGTCCACCTCCTCCTGCTGGGCGCCGCCACCACCGCGATCGTCGTCTGGAGCGAGCACTTCGCCGTCGCCCTGCTGCACGCCCGTCCCCCCGGAGGGCGGGGCAGCGCCGTACGCCTGGCCGGTGTCAACATCGCCGCCGCCGGGATCCTGACCGGGGTGTGGGCGGACCGGCCCCTGCTGACCGGCGCCGCGTGCGTACTGCTCGTCACGGCGATCGGAGCGCACCTGGTCACCCTGGTCGCGCTGGGACGGGGCGCCCTCGGCGGACGGCTCGCCCCTGTCGTCGGCTTCTACCGCGCGGCCGCCCCGGCACTGACCGCGGGCGCGGTACTGGGCCTGCTGCTCGTCGACGGCGCGGCGGGACCCCAGTGGTACACCGGGCTGCGGCTGGCCCACGTGCACGTCACCCTGCTCGGCTGGATCGCACTGCCCGTGCTGGGCACGCTGTTCATGCTCTGGCCCACCGTGCTCGGCGTACGCATGCCCGAGCACACCACCCGCGCGGCCCGCAGGGTGCTGGCGCTGACCGGGTCGGGCCTGCTCGTCGCGGTCGCGGCACTGGTGGCGGGCCTGCGGCCGGCCGCCGTCGCCGGCGTCGCCGTGTACGGCGCCGGGGTGGCCGTCGCCGTCGCGCTGTTCGCCCGGACGGTACGGGCCCGGCCACCGGTCTCGTCGGCGGCCGCGTGGATGCTCGCCGCCGCCCTGGGCTGGCTCTGCGCCGCCGTCGCGGCCGACCTCGTCCTGCTCGCCGTACGGCCGCTCGACGAGGTGAGGGACGACGTGGCGGCCCTGACGCCGGTGCTGCTCGTCGGGTTCGTGGCCCAGGTCCTCATCGGTGCGCTGACGTACCTGCTGCCGGTCGTGCTGGCCACCGGGCCCGCCGAACGCGGCACACTGCGCGCCCGGTTGGAGTCGGGCCGGCTGTGGCGGCCGGTGCTGCTCAACTCGGGAGTGGCGGTGTGGGCCCTCCCGCTGCCCGCCCCGCTGCGCCTGGCGGGCGCGATCGCGGTCGCCGCCGCGGGCATCGCCTTCCTCGCCGTCCTCGTACCGGTACTCGTCCACGCGGGCCGCGCCGAACACCGGGCCCGGGACACGGAACACCGGGAACGGGCGGCCGCGCGCCGGCCTGTTCTGTGGGGCACCGCGGCGGGGACGGCCCTCGTGCTGCTGGGCGTCCTCGCGGCCAACAGCGGGGGAGGACCGGGCCCGCAGGACACCGCCGCCGGGGACGGCCCGGCGGGCACCGCCGTCACCCGCACCGTCGCAGTGACCCTGGAGGACATGAACGTCAGCCCCGCCCGGATCGAGGTCGCCGCGGGCACCGCCCTGCGGCTGGAGGTGACCAACACCGACAGCCGGCGCCACGACCTGAAGGTGGACGGCGGCCCGGCCACGCCCATGCTCGGCACCGGGCAGAGCCACACCCTCGACGTCGGCAGGATCAGCGAGGACCGCACGGCCTACTGCACCCTGCCGGGGCACAGGGCCGCCGGAATGACCCTGGACATCGACGTCGGCGAGCGCACCGGCGCGGAACACGGCGACGAGACCACCGTGGAGGCCGACGCGCACGACGGCCACATCGCGGGCTCGGCGGGCGGCCTCGACCTGTCCGCCGGATTCTCCGCGGACTGGCGTCCCCGCACCGCCGACCTGGCCCCGGCCCCCGGCGGCACGGTCCACCGGGCCGAACTGCGCGCGGGGCGCACCCGGGTGGAGGTGGCGCCCGGTGTCACCCAGGAGATGTGGACCTTCGGCGGCAGCGCGCCCGGCCCCACCCTGCGCGGCAGGGTCGGCGACGTCTTCGACATCACCCTCGTCAACGACGACACCATGGGCCACGGCATCGACTTCCACGCCGGCTCCCTCGCGCCCGACCGAGCCATGCGCACCCTCGAACCCGGCGAACGCCTGCGGTACCGCTTCCGTGCCGAGCGGGCCGGGGCCTGGCTCTACCACTGCAGCACCGCGCCGATGCTCCAGCACATGGCCAACGGCATGTACGGCGCGGTCGTCGTGGACCCGCCCGGCCTGGCGCGGGTCGACCACGAGTACGTCCTGGTCTCCTCCGAGCTGTACCTCGGCACGCCCGGCAGCGCGGCACAGGTAGCCAAGCTGCGCCGGCACGAACCGGACGCCTGGGTGTTCAACGGCATCGCCGGCCAGTACACCGAGCGGCCCCTGCGCGTCCGGGCCGGCGACCGGGCCCGGTTCTGGGTGATCGCCGCCGGGCCCGGCGACACAGTCGCCTTCCACATCGTCGGCACCGTCTTCGACACCGTGTACAAGGAGGGCGTCCGGTTGCTGAAGCCCGGCGACCCGGGCGGCGCCCAGGTGCTCGACCTGGCCCCGGCGCAGGGCGGTTACGTCGAGACCGTGTTCCCCGAGGCGGGGCACTACTCCTTCCTCGACCACGACATGCGGCACGCCGAGGCCGGAGCCCTGGGCACGATCGAGGTGAGCGAGTAG
- a CDS encoding Acg family FMN-binding oxidoreductase, protein MQTREVDATAVQTLLAAAVAAPSVHNTQPWRFGLRADSRTVEVRADHARWLTAADPERRAQHLSVGAAVLNLRVAADHLGWTPVVELLPPAGDPSLLATVRLSGPPRTGEPRPLADLYEAVERRHTSRMPFTGRPVPDPVVADMTGAARAEGAYLEVPDIVAGRRLLRLTAAAEARNAASAERTAETRAWLTAPGTGTPFGIPATALGPRDSSGHVPMRDFAAPLPTLGRPTLRFERHVQVGLLWTSHDRRQDWLRAGQALQRVLLTATAHGVRTSMLHQAMEWPDLRAAMSGPRRRHCPHLLIRFGYGPEGGRTPRAAGTPGPLPGDPPAGARDPRPIPPGRRPTRK, encoded by the coding sequence ATGCAGACCCGGGAAGTCGACGCCACCGCCGTCCAGACGCTGCTCGCCGCGGCCGTGGCGGCGCCGTCCGTGCACAACACCCAGCCCTGGCGGTTCGGCCTGCGGGCGGACAGCCGGACCGTCGAGGTACGCGCCGACCACGCACGGTGGCTGACGGCAGCCGACCCCGAACGGCGCGCACAGCACCTGTCGGTGGGCGCGGCCGTCCTCAACCTCCGGGTGGCCGCCGACCACCTGGGCTGGACCCCGGTCGTCGAACTGCTCCCGCCCGCCGGCGACCCGAGCCTGCTGGCCACCGTACGGCTGTCCGGGCCGCCGCGGACCGGCGAGCCGCGGCCCCTCGCCGACCTGTACGAAGCCGTCGAGCGCCGCCACACCAGCCGGATGCCCTTCACCGGCCGCCCGGTGCCCGATCCCGTCGTGGCGGACATGACCGGCGCGGCCCGCGCCGAGGGGGCCTACCTGGAAGTCCCCGACATCGTCGCCGGCCGCCGGCTGCTGCGGCTGACCGCGGCCGCCGAGGCCCGCAACGCCGCCAGCGCCGAGCGCACCGCGGAGACCCGTGCCTGGCTCACCGCACCCGGAACCGGCACCCCCTTCGGCATCCCCGCGACCGCCCTGGGCCCCCGGGACAGCTCCGGGCACGTACCGATGCGGGACTTCGCCGCCCCACTGCCCACGCTGGGCCGGCCGACCCTGCGGTTCGAACGCCACGTCCAGGTGGGCCTGTTGTGGACCTCTCACGACCGGCGGCAGGACTGGCTGCGCGCCGGTCAGGCCCTGCAACGCGTGCTGCTCACCGCGACCGCGCACGGGGTGCGCACCTCGATGCTGCACCAGGCGATGGAGTGGCCCGATCTGCGGGCGGCGATGAGCGGCCCCCGGCGGCGCCACTGCCCGCACCTGCTGATCCGGTTCGGCTACGGGCCGGAGGGCGGCCGCACCCCGCGCGCCGCCGGGACCCCCGGCCCTCTTCCCGGGGACCCTCCGGCCGGTGCCCGGGACCCCCGGCCCATCCCGCCGGGACGCCGGCCGACGCGAAAGTGA